The sequence TGCTGAAATATTCCGCGATATGAAAGAGTTCGCTCTCGGGATTGACGTCTATTCCTACAACGTCGTAGTTTCCGTTACTGATGTTTCTTGCAATATCAAGAAGCTCATTAACGTCCTTAAAATTGTTCATAATCACAGACCCAGAAGTTTGTCTATCTTCTCTTTAAGCGTATCAGGGGTAAAGGGTTTTACCACATAGTTGTTTACACCGCTTCTGAGTGCGGTGAGAATGTCTTCCTTGGCAGCCTCGGTTGTTACCATAAGAATCGGCATTGTTTTGTACTCTTCTTTGGATCTCAGAGTTTTAACAAAAGTAAGACCGTCCATTTCCGGCATATTCCAGTCGGTAATAACAACATCAACTTTGTTTTTCGCCATGACATCAAGAGCCTCCACACCGTTCCCGGCTTCCAGTATGTTTGAGAAGCCA is a genomic window of Geovibrio thiophilus containing:
- a CDS encoding response regulator, encoding MAHHHVVITVDDSSTMRRIIKNTLLKLGFSNILEAGNGVEALDVMAKNKVDVVITDWNMPEMDGLTFVKTLRSKEEYKTMPILMVTTEAAKEDILTALRSGVNNYVVKPFTPDTLKEKIDKLLGL